The Struthio camelus isolate bStrCam1 chromosome 15, bStrCam1.hap1, whole genome shotgun sequence nucleotide sequence AGTGACTCCAAAATCTGCCAGAGTCTGAATGCAGCTCAACAGACTGGAACCATAAATCATATGACATTCATGCTTTATGCGAAAAATTTCAGAGAACAAAAGGAATCATCCTGCTACAGCGCACTTTTAAAGACTGCATCCTTGTGTGATTCACATACAAAAGTTCAAACTAATGGCAACAGTTCATAGGCAGTAAGGGAAATAACAGCAatcaatgctatttttaaaaggaagagtgGGGGCGAGGGGTTAACATATGTGGAATTAGCTCTAGGCAAAACGAGAAGCCATTGCATCTAAAATCAAATGCATTCTCTGAAATAGACACCGGAGCCCAAATTCCCATGTAGACTCCTGCCGTCCAAGAGTTTCAGCAGAATTTGGCCTTCCTCTTAACTTAGCTTCATTAGGTCATATCATGCCATCAATTTTTATGTTGGACACCCTACTTACTTCACATCAGTTGTTGGCACTATGTAGGCAATTTTCCGAATTGGAGGGcggggggaagggtggtgtgtgCGCAggggagaagagatttttttccatgtagaATAAGTCACTTCTTAGAACAGTTTGAGGGGGGAAAGTGATATTTGTATCCCTTCTGCCAGATGTCACCAGTGGCAACAAGAGCCAAGATCAAATATCTATCCATCAAATTCTTCCTAAAATTTTTCAGCACCAGCTGGTCAATACTCCATTCAGAAAACTAGGAAAACTGACCGTCTTCCACGGCCATTCCTAACCAACAGTTCTTCTCCCTTACAAGAACTATCTTGGTGCACAActttttcagggaggaaaaacatacagtatttgtaaaagaaaaaaacaaaaaacttgtagcaattttttttttgctctgtttataTGAAGCAACTGAAATAACACCCCTCCGCCAGTATCTTTTGCAACagtcttttgtctcttttttcatCAGTCGCTGTCAATGTTGGATGGACTAAGGTCCCAAAGATGTCTCACTTGCCTCCTTTTCTGCCCCATGCTGTAATTTGTTCATGGTTGGCTTCAGTGCTTGGTGAGATTTGCCTTCCGCCTTAGAGGGAAATGCTTCTGAGGAAAGATGCCTTGATGTTGCCTCTGACATTAACACAGTCTCTGCACTGTCACCTCTTACTGTACCATCACCTCAAGCTGTGATGCCATCCCCTGCCCCTGGCCACAAAGCCATCTTGCGCTGTCATCCACATGAATCACCTTGCACTGCTCTGCGGCCTTTAGCCACAAAGGAGATCCAAGCTGACAGGTTGCTAACCCAGTTAGACTACACAGTTCATGAAAGAAAATTGAGATGATCTAATTCTTTCTATGTTATCTAAAGAAAAAGTTAAGCTACACAACAGAACACTTGACAATAGCACAGGGGAATAAAatcctgaagaaaacaaaaaagctatctAAAGAGATCAGAAGGTAGGTTACAAAACTGCAAAGACACTCCTCACATACTCTTCCCCGCAGTGATGCTACTACCGAAATTTTCTGTCCGTTCTGAAAGCCAAGATCTTTCGTGTAGGGCTCAGGGGCTTTGGTCTCAGGGACAGCTGGGTAGATCCCCACCCCTTTGCTTCATGCATGCACGGCGAAAGAGGATGTCAGAGCCTTACCGAATTCTAAGATTTTCTCGGGAAACATACCAGACACGACGCCCTCCCCCAGCCAACTGTTCCGATGGATTGAGATAATATTATTTTACCTCCTGTAGCAACAAattcactggggttttttttcaaaacaataacAGATCGTACATTTTGGGAGACAACATGACTATTATCTTCCCTAAGTGGTTTGCTACACAAACAATATTTgaacaggacttttttttccccccttttactACTTGAATGACTAAGCCTCTATCACATGCAGTGTCCACAGATAACATAACAAGTTATCACATTTAAACATTCACTAAAGGCATCGCTTCAGGAGTTAGTACTGCTTCATTTCATCTGAGTCCTGGGATCAAGCATATTagattgtttggttttttttctttctgccctaCATCATACAGAGAAGTTGGTATTTTCTGCTTAAATCAGAAGAAATTCAATGCGACTCAGTCCTTTTCACATATCTAGCCACTTATCTTGTTTCATTTGCAAATATCATATGTATTCTCTCGAGATAAAAATAGTGCAAGATGATTAGTTAGGCAAGTTCATTTGACACCATTCCCCCTTCGTGACGCTGAAATCTAAAATCTGTATATGGTATACAACTTAAAGTATATATATGCAAGCTCAACACTGGTGGAGACACCCAGCAAGTGCTTTCCCCACAACCGGATTGCTTCCTTTTCCAGTCAAGAAGACCACAAAGGTAAGCTGATTAGAtcctctgctttcagaaaaagaaacacaaaacgaAAATGCTCCCTAAATGGAAAGCAtctatgcaattaaaaatatatattcttataaCAGCTTCCAGTCTGTCATACCTTTACAATCTAACATGGAATAGAATCAGCATTCCGATCACAGGATGGAAAAAGGCAGGAACGTTGCACCTCATAGCAAATGAGACTATGTTGCAGTTTTTAGGTTTTCCTTCAACTTCCCCCGTTTTTAATCCTGTCATCAGTAAGCATCAGGTGAACGGCAGAGTTACAAATTATCTCGCCAAGGGCTGAGAGCAAATACTCTGCACGAGAAGCCACTGGGACAATATAATCGATGGCAAAACTGAAGTAACTCATCTGCCTTAGCTGGAGAAACCTTCGTGGCCATCAGCATGAATTTGTCCCATTGTCTCCCTGCACCTTTTGAGATGCTCAAAAGGAGACCGAAATGACTGACAATTTCCCCTGTTGCAAACCAACAGCTATTGAGGCTGCCATTTGATTGTTTGGGCAAAGTATCAACCAACGCGTAGATCTCAGCATCAGTGCACTGACCATAAATGGTTACCAACATTGGTTTCCATCTCACATGAATGCTGCTTTCTATACTTGGACAGGAAGGATGATGTTGTTGAAGACTCAGTTTGGGATTAATGAAATCGGAGTTCTGTTCTCTTGTGATTTTCAATAATAACTTTCCCATGCCTCAGTTCCCCTTCCTGAACTAACATGTGACTGCCTCGCAGTAACGTCGCAAGTTTTAATTTCTAACCGGTCCTCATTGGTGTGTTCTCTACAACTGGAAATGCATTGATGCTAAATTCTCGTTAATAAAATTGACTGGAAATTCAGGCCTGTAGCATTTGCTTAAGTGACATATGCTGCTTTGGTAAATACTATTTAGATTGCTGGTGGCTGAATGGGACAACGAGCATCTTTTGTCAAAAGCTGCTGTATCAGAAGGAAATGCCTCCTCCCTTCTATGAGGAATGAGTATTAAGTCTCCATACCTCTATTCTAAGCACATCAGTATATTGAAATGACAAAATCTAGATTAAAATCTTGCTTACTATAATCTATACTGAGCCAAGAAAACCACAGCTTAGTTACAAAGAGAATTTTTCCATAAAGCTACCATGAAACGTAGTCTTTTATGGAGGCAGTAGCCCAGCAGGCCAAATATATGGTACATTTACTGTGTGCAGCTAAACGGAGGAGGAATTTACTTTCTCAATGTAGGTTTCtttaaaatgagtaaaaataattttatttattccaTGCTATTGTTTTCATTCTTCACAAAGATCACTACATTTACTGACAATAATACTAGCTTACAAAAATTCCAATTAAATGTGTTCCAGATATAGTTCCAGGGGATGTACTCGGCCCTATATTTTATTTACGCTCTAAATATATGTCTATTTTAATTGAGTATTAATCCACCTCCAGGAAAACCTACACAGAAGTCATGAAGTTTTGTGGTGCTACATACCTTTGATTCGCTCCCTCCCAGTGCAATACAGGCATCAGATCTTCCTGAGGCCCCACACTCCAGCATGCAGAATTCCTCCCTCATTACCCAGCTTCAAGTGGAAGCACCTGCTGCAGACATCTGTTACAGTATGCTCCACTTACAATTAGATGAATAATGTCTCCCCTATCACATACTGTCACAGCAGCAACTTCAAATAGAGCCATGAAAGAGGTAGAGAAGACGTTTTAATGACTAAGTAGctcacatttaatttattttacagttCAACAATGGCCATCACTGACATCCTTTCTGCTAAAGATATTGAatctgctctctccagctgccagGGTAAGGAATGGTCTCTCTGCGACCAGAAGATGCATATCATTTTTACATCTTAAGACAACATGCCTATCATTTTCCCTTTAGATTCCTTCCCTGTGAGATCTCTTTGTAGCTCCATTACAGTATAGCCTCATGAATTCAGAAAGTCTTACAAGTGGTTATTTTGTGGGTAACGTTCCCTGAAATGCAGAGCAGCAGTTAAAGGGCCACAGTTTCAACTGATATAAGGCTGGCTTAACTCTAAACactatttcaatttttcaaaCAGTTAAAGACCTAGATTTAAATATTTAGCCTTTTCCTTCAACATGTCAACAAAAAGTCTGAGCTTGCAGAATCCAAATGTCATTTCTGAAGCGATGAACAGCCTCTGCTCTCTTCCCTGGCAGGATAAAGCCAAAAATTTTCCAAATACTCAATGAGATGAAGACAGTGGATTACTTAATCTTCCACCAAATCCTTTACCAAAGTAAGGGCTAAGTGGAGATGAAATAAGAATTACAGGAATTGGTCTTTAAGCCACAGTTGCAGCCTCTAAATATTTCTCATTAATTGCATGCGACACACTGCAAAAATCCTGATTTAGCAGCATGTGCATTGTACCAGAAAAATTCAAACTGACTGAAAGGATTTATGATCACAGGCACAAAGTGATTAAAAAGGGAAAGCatacattatattatattttgcTGCACTGGGAAACAAGAGAAACAGGAGCAGGCTgatgcttaaagaaaagaaatacatactCCCAAGGAATACATACAGCAGTAGCAACTTCAAGAGAAGATATTTAAACAACTTTTTGTTTCTTCCAGCTGCTGATTCCTTCAATTACAAGTCTTTCTTCTCCACGGTTGGTTTATCCAGCAAAACTCCTGATCAGATAAAGAAAGTTTTTGGAATTCTTGATCAGGACAAGAGTGGTTTCATTGAAGAAGAGGAGCTTCAGTAAGTAGTGTTCAGCTGCTGTGCTCCTTTAGACAATGTAGGCCTATGAACTTTCTTGATGTCCTAGAAGAAACTTGctgctatttttaaacaaaatgcaatttCTTGTCTTTTGCTGAATCTGTGTGGATTTCCTCATATATTAAGAGTAAGCGTTACACATAACCATATTTTTTGGCCTAGATTTaagtaagaaaaagagaaacaccCATTTGCCAAGGAaatttcagagaataaaattCAAGCACAGCACGCTACCCTGTTCTATTTCAGGCTGTTTCTGAAGAATTTCTCTTCGAGTGCCAGAGTTCTAACCACTGCGGAGACCAAGGCTTTTCTGGCTGCAGGTGATACTGATGGAGATGGTAAAATTGGAGTGGAAGGTAGGATTTCTGGAAGCTTGACcaaatttgtgttttaaaatgcataacTGTAGAGCTGCATTTAAACTATGGCACCCAAGAACGCATCCAAGTAATTTAGCCTGGTACTTTCCACCAGCAAATACGCCTTTCACTTTATAGCTTTATTCCTGTTTGGGCTCTGTTGCTGTGATACCACATTTAGTCCCAGCGTAGAGCCTGTTCTTCCAGCCAGTAATGATGGCTCTGTGGTTAATTTTGGCAGTGAGGCTGGCCCATAGACTCAGCCTGCCAGATTTTTTGAACATCCGGAACACCTATTCATTCTCTGAATTTTAACTCTGGCAGTGGATGCTTCTGGCCACACGATACCTTTTCTCTTAAGCACACTTCTTCTTAGATATGCTTATTTCTCCATCCATCAAAGGTTGGCCAATATTACTGACTGGATAACTCGGCAATGTAAAACAAGTCTGGCAATGCTTTTGCAGGATAGAACTGCTGCAATGCAGCACAAAATTTTGTGCCAGAAAATTATCTGATCAGTGCAAACTTCACTGGGCGGCCCTTCTATGAGCAACTAAATCAAATTCCTTAAGAAAACCTCAGAGGAATGATGTGAACTGGCCAGGTTATTTCTTTTAGAGattccagcaaagaaaaatagGACATTATGCATCATGTATTAGAGATGAAGTCACTGAAAACTGGGCTGTCTCAGCTGAAGTAGGACAGGTGGCAATAACTCTAACAGGCACACGTGCTAATCTTAGCCGGAgttggggaggagagagagatacACTGTTGGAGGAatttgctttagcagcaggttTTGAAGCTTCTGTTTATAAGACCCAAATAGGATATTATTGATCTTAGCCCTTAACCATCACATTTCCCATTCTGGAATTATATCATTACTAATACTTTTTATTTGGAATAACAAAACCAAACCGATTCATATTGACAGCTTGTCCTAACTCACTCTCTGCTACTTTGGCTATTGTCAGAGTTTGTAATGGGTTAAAGACAGCTTAGCTTTAGCTCTGGATTTCCTATGAATATGAATTTACAGATGCACTCCTCCTCTCATCACATACTCTTTTTAAGGAGCGAAAAATCTGTTACGCCCCCAGCACTTCAGCTTAGCAGTAGCTTGTGCAGTGTTATAATAACTTTGGGAGCCCTCCATGGCTAGGAGTTCAGGACATTTTTATCTATCTTTTCTGAAGATGTTAAAAACCACTTTCATCTAGTTTTAttccctttctcattttctttcttcaacaGAATTCCAGTCTCTGGTGAAGGCATAAACAGCATTAGACCAAAGGCAACCTTGGACTGACTCTTCCAATTACCTCCTCCAACAAGCACCTCACACTCAGCATGTGTTTGTACATTTTTATACTGTTTCAAGGCATCAGCAAAATCGCCATGTATCAACCCCACACACAGGATTGCTGAGAGATCTTGCAATGTACAAATGTTTTGGTCACGTGGCATTGTTATATTTCTATTGTAAAGAAGGCACTTTGTGATTTTTATTGAACTTGTGGCTGGAtgaagggagaaaagcaaaaaaaaaaaaactttgggggaaaaaaaactgcttttttttattctgttcagGTTGTCCATGCCATACCGACTCGCCACCTCTCCTCACAGACACAGTTCTGATGATCTTAAACAATATGATATCTTTTAAAGCTTAACTGTCCTGATTTGGTGgagttttatttctgcttaattCTCTGATccttgaggaaaagaaatgctaacAAGATAGCTAAAAATAATCTATATTCAGTTCCAGTGCGGAGactatgagaaaaaaattaagaggagTTGACACATAGCTCAAAGCATGGAATAAACGTGtgggtaatttaaaaaaatcaagtactAGGCTACAGCATATATCGTCAGAGAGTGTTTATGGCCTAAAATGAAACTCTCCCTTAAGCAGATTTATCTTTCATGAAATCTAAGGCAGCTGTGAGACAGGGGAGAAGGTTCTAATCCCAACTCTGCCACTGTCAAAAGTCACAGTCCCTTGATGACCCATGTCCTAGGACTCGGGGGGGCGATTCTGTTAATCATGAGCACGTTGCTTATTATCTCTTAATACCTATAAAACTATAAGACTTTGACACATTTGTAAAATTCTATGTTTACTACAGATAAAACAATACTCAGTCTTGCTGTTTGTTCATCTAATGCCAAACAGAGTAAAAATACTATTCGTGTTATGTTGTTAAATAACAGCCATTACTCATTTATTATAGGGAATAACTATCAACATAAGCCATAATATCAGCAATTCACTGAAGTCGGAAAATAACTAAGAAAATGACTAAGAACTACTCTTTCCTTTACTAAGTCTTGTACAGGGTTTAGAGCTAGTTATAGCATTGTCTTCATTAACGGACAAAGTAAATAATGTTCATGATTAAATCCAGGGCGCAGTAGACTGGGTGGATGTTGTGCCTTTCTGGCTGAGTGGGTTGGAAATTTCCCTACCAACATTTAGTTGTCTCCTTTCTCATCCCAACCACGACATGGTTGCAGCTCACAAGTAGACTGTCATTTTAATATTCCCTGCTGAAACTGGATAATTATAATTTGGcagctgctgcaaaaaaaaagagaagaaacaaagcctTCTGGAACTTTTATGTAAGATACAGAGTTGGCATTTCCATGAATTGCAAGATGATTAGGTGAGGCAAGTACAGCTCACTTGCACCCAACCATGTAAGAGAGCTGTTTGGCAGATTTAAGACTGTTAATGCAAAAGAGGAATTCTAGCAATCAGTCTCACTGAAGCCTTGGGAGAATTATCATGAATATAAATCCTAATTCTATCCCCAACTCCTCTGATGTTAAATCTGGGTTTAAATTATAGCAGGTGTTAATTGCAACAGTGAAATATTGTGCATAATGAAGAGACTCTCTTGGTTCCTTttaccttcttccttttcctatccACTGAAGAAAAAATCCAGAGCAACCCAAATCTGCAGCAATATGCAAATATACTACATCATATACATTAGCCCCCCACACTAATAATCACTAAAATATGTCAGTATTCCAAAGCAGACAGCACATATGGGAATACCATAGGTGACAGACTTGATATTGCATTCCTTGCACACCTAAAAGTCTAATATGGAATGCAAGAAGTACAAGACTGCAGTGACACATCCTGTATTTCAGAGAGGCTAGGCAACCGCACGTCACTCCCTTCTGTTGCCGCAAGTGGGAATTAAGTACTTCTGAGAGTTAGGCAACTCCTGTATATGTTGCAACTCTAAGTAAAACTTAGAGAATTTTGTTCATAAGAAAATTTGCTCTCTTTAAACAGTAACTCCTGGTAAGATGGGTTTTAAATCTTGTTAAAGCCATCCAGTCACTTTCTTGGTTAGATAGATTATAGTAAACTCCCAAAAGTCCCAATTCCAACCTTCCAGGAAGGTCCTTTAAGTGAATTTAAGTTCAGCCAGTGGCAGCCTTCAATTTTCTTAAGAAATAGCAAAGAGTTTCTCTAAACTGGGACGCTGTCATAGCACTAGAGAAAACCTGCTGACTGCCAAATATCTATCTGGATGCCATCTGAAGTAGTAATGAGACATACGGTGATATCACCAATGTTACCATCATTGAGTGGCATAGAATCACCACAACTAaggaacagaatcacagagtagtttAGGCTGCGgggaacctctggaggtctctggtccaacccctGATTCAGAGGGCCAACTCTAGAACAGATTGCTCTAAGCTGAGTTTGAGAATCTCCAAAGACGGATGTTCTACAGTCCCTCTGGGCAATCTAATTAGGTATTAAATCCTCTAAATCAAACTTCTATGAATCAACTACACAAATAAAACACAGCTTAGTACACAGTAAAACCCCCAAGATTCTATTATAAACCATTTTTTATAAACCAGAAAGGATCTAGCAACATCCTGTATATCACCCTGATATCTTGTTCTCAGCTTTAGAGTAAGACCATCCTACTCAGTACAATACCACTCCATAATTCCCAGGATAAAAGAAATATTGTCTGTACACTTTACCTTTACTTAAGGTAATTAAAGAGTGACCCAAAATTTgagcagcagagccttccacaggGTCCAAAGACTGTAAGTTCTCAAGCACACCTCAGATGCATACACACTCCTCTCATTAGCCTATGTGAGCAATTTAATCTCTAATCCTTCCAAAACTTCTTCTGAAATAAAGATTTACTATGAACCCCGTATAGTGGGAACTGAACAAAGAAACTGATTGTCCTACACATGCTCTTACACAAAGGATATACGGTGGGCCCAACACCCCAAACCCAAACTACTCCTCCAGCTGTTGAATCCACCATGTCTCTCACGCAAAAATTTTGGTTTGCCCTGataaaaaaaggatgaaagagcAGAATGATGcatgaaaaagataaaatctcCTGATATTCAATAGAAGCTGGCTGCCTGATACCTTTACGTTCCTGTGGAAATCCCAGCCTTGAGCCTTTTGTAAACTTCAAATTCAATTTCAGCTCTCTAACTCCTCAAAATCTGGCATTCATCTTCTAATAAAAGGAGtgagagagcagagaaagggcAAGGGGGTGTCAGAACATTCATTACACACAGACTGGTAAAGTTTCTTCTTTGAGTTAGCAGCCAGCCCACGTGGAAAATCTATCATGCCACATCATCAGAGACGCCTGGAGCTCTTCACACAAATCGTGTGGGCAGAGGGGCCAAGGCAGGATTCATTTCCGGGAATGGGTTACTGAAATAGATACATCTTGATTAAATCCCTGAACAGAGGTATACCTAACATTTTCACTCTTAGTCgtttgtatattttaaaacattttagtaagTGGACGCTGTGGAATCTGAActaatttaatttaaagtttCATATTTTATGGAACTCTCTGCTTTTCCACATTACTTTTGCTTGCAAGCACAGAGACAACATTACATCAGTGTGGACTTAAAGTCCTATAGAGCAAACTGTCTATCAGTTGGGATACTCAATAACTTTGGATTTGCTCATCAGTGTGTCCTACACtcatgaaaacaagaaaatagtAGCTTCTGTATAACAAGGTCCAAAAGACAAAATCAGCTTACCACACCAATTACACTATGAAGAGAAGGTGCCCCCAGACAATGACTTCCCCTGGAGTTACAAATACACTACTGGTCCTACAGTTCAAAGGGAAACTTATGTCAAATTGAGAACGTACAAATACCTAACTCAGAAGGAATTGCTTTGGTTTCATCACATCTAGATAGATAGTTATCAGCTGGTATTTCCCAGACACTAGCTTGCTGCACTGACTCCTGGGCTCAAAGAACAAACTGACCTCATATTTGCAATGACCTCCCTGGCAGGCTGTAACATTTCGACAgcacaaacacaggaaaatctTTCTTCCATATCTAGCTGAAACAATCCACTCTTCctcaatattatttaaaaaatggccCCTAGACATCCCCTGGACCACCTgttctcattttctgttcttcagttctCTCTCATCCTAGTCCCCACAGAGTTCATGGCTGGACTTGATTGTCTTTGGTGCCATCTACAGGCAAGCTCTGGTTAGCCACATGAATACCCAATATTTAAAGCGTTAACGATGAACGCTTTGTAATCTCCATGTAGTCTGGAGTTATTTCTTCAATGTTCATTAAATCCTTGCACAATTATCAGATCCCCTCCAATACCAGGCAATATTCTAAATTATTTCTTAGGAATTTTAAACAAAGGCAAAGCTAGATTCCCAGATGGGAAGACTGACTGGAGCATTAAGTTTATATATCCATCAGTTCAGGACAAAATGCCTTTAAAAGTAACTTGCTCAGTAGAGGGTCCTATTAATACCTCACTAAGAGAAAAGCTGCAGCTTGTGCTTAGCCGTTGTTTGAATCCTCACAAGAACTTATTTTTTCAATGCAGAAAAGACAATTGTCACTGATTTCACTTAGGAAAAGCTCAGTTTCGCTTCTTGCCTTACCTTTAATTGGTGCATAATGCTGTGTGCCACTGAACAACTGACAACCTTCATTACATAAATGGACAGATttactattgttattatttaaaatgtgcatcATGTAGTGAATTAATACTGAGCAAATTTCTTTTGCTATTATATTCTTTTGCTTTATATTCTAAAGTACGGATTTCAGTAACTGAATAACTGAACCTTACATAGCAGTTTATTAAGAATGATTTGGGATCACTCAAAATTAAAAGTTTTATCTATGTGAGATTCTACTTGTATGTCAGATAGATCTACAACATGTGTCACCAATATTGCTATTATTTGAAGACTACCAGGGAGATTACAGGAGCAATGCTTTCATGGGCAATTGCTATCAGGATTAGGCCCTCAAAAGTCAGAGTCTATCATGAAGATGTCTATTTCTACTCAGCATTTAAGCAATAAAATGTCTACAAAACTTGTTCACCCACAACTCAAAAATCACTCACTAGACTAAAAATAGGCACAAGTTGAGAGGATTTACTTTTTATGGCACTAAACCTTACATATTGTCTAAAATACCATACACATTCCTTTGGGATATAAACATCAATCTGATTAGCTAGCAGGTCTTGTCAGCTA carries:
- the LOC104149636 gene encoding parvalbumin, thymic, giving the protein MAITDILSAKDIESALSSCQAADSFNYKSFFSTVGLSSKTPDQIKKVFGILDQDKSGFIEEEELQLFLKNFSSSARVLTTAETKAFLAAGDTDGDGKIGVEEFQSLVKA